The Endozoicomonas montiporae CL-33 genome contains a region encoding:
- a CDS encoding DUF2835 family protein, whose protein sequence is MHTAVFSISLNSEQVLLYYKGKKHRVQVRTREGFTMSLPYDILLQHVTREGIHGTFEISYSNDGKLGDLRRLS, encoded by the coding sequence ATGCACACGGCAGTGTTTTCAATCAGTCTGAACTCTGAGCAGGTTCTGCTCTATTACAAAGGAAAAAAACATCGTGTTCAGGTGCGAACCAGAGAAGGGTTTACCATGAGTCTGCCTTACGACATCCTGCTTCAACACGTTACCCGCGAAGGCATTCACGGAACGTTTGAAATATCCTATAGCAACGACGGTAAGCTGGGTGATCTGCGCAGGTTGAGTTAG
- a CDS encoding coniferyl aldehyde dehydrogenase: MSEIVLENNNRTTTSVTGIPALDTESTLTGLLHKQRKAFLQNPCPSASERRGWLQQLKQALLNHKEELIQAIDADFGGRSRNETLIAEFMSSLGDIAYGSKHLKKWMKPSRRSVPLHLQPASAKVLYQPVGVVGIIVPWNYPLFLAMGPLVAALSAGNRCMLKLSEFTPETSKLTTEIIAKTFPEDLITVVNGEADVAAAFSKLPFDHLLFTGSTSVGKHVMRAAADNLTPVTLELGGKSPVLVDNDFPLQEAVERICYGKSLNAGQTCVAPDYILIEKSQQQAFIDAYIKAFRTMYPTVSGNPDYSAIINERQHERLQSLIQDAKDKGATVVTLDDESITDGSRRMPPHLIVNATDDMEVMQQEIFGPLLPVIAIENLNEGIEFIRARPRPLALYYFGSSKERQEQVQQATHSGGVCINETLMHVAIDDMPFGGIGPSGMGHYHGHEGFLTFSKAKSVLSKGRFNSAKLVFPPHNTKLKKAILKFISS; the protein is encoded by the coding sequence ATGAGTGAAATTGTTCTGGAAAACAATAATAGAACCACCACCAGTGTGACCGGAATACCGGCTTTAGACACGGAAAGTACACTGACAGGACTGTTACACAAACAGCGCAAAGCTTTCCTTCAAAACCCCTGCCCTTCTGCCTCAGAACGCCGCGGCTGGCTGCAACAACTCAAACAGGCTCTGCTTAATCATAAGGAAGAACTGATTCAGGCTATTGACGCTGACTTTGGCGGACGCTCCCGCAATGAAACACTGATAGCAGAATTTATGTCTTCTCTGGGAGATATTGCTTATGGGAGCAAGCACCTGAAGAAATGGATGAAACCGAGCCGTCGTAGTGTGCCTCTGCATCTGCAGCCAGCTTCTGCCAAGGTCCTTTATCAGCCGGTTGGCGTTGTCGGCATTATTGTGCCCTGGAATTACCCGTTGTTTCTGGCTATGGGGCCGTTAGTCGCGGCTTTGTCGGCTGGCAATCGATGCATGTTGAAACTGTCCGAATTTACTCCGGAAACGTCAAAACTGACGACAGAGATTATTGCCAAAACCTTTCCGGAAGATCTCATCACTGTGGTGAATGGCGAGGCCGACGTTGCCGCCGCGTTCTCGAAACTGCCTTTTGATCACCTGTTATTTACCGGTTCTACATCGGTTGGCAAGCATGTCATGCGCGCCGCTGCCGACAACCTTACACCTGTCACCCTGGAGCTGGGCGGCAAATCACCAGTGCTTGTGGATAATGACTTTCCATTGCAGGAAGCCGTTGAGCGCATCTGCTATGGCAAATCCCTGAATGCCGGTCAAACCTGTGTGGCGCCGGATTATATCCTCATTGAAAAGTCACAGCAGCAGGCGTTCATTGACGCCTATATAAAAGCGTTCCGCACCATGTACCCAACGGTCAGTGGCAACCCGGACTATTCCGCGATCATCAATGAGCGTCAGCATGAGCGTCTTCAGTCGTTAATTCAGGATGCGAAAGACAAAGGGGCAACCGTGGTGACTCTGGATGATGAAAGCATTACAGACGGTTCCCGTCGCATGCCTCCACACCTTATCGTGAATGCAACAGACGATATGGAAGTGATGCAGCAGGAAATATTCGGTCCACTGCTTCCCGTCATTGCCATCGAAAATCTCAACGAAGGTATTGAATTTATTCGTGCCCGACCACGCCCTCTGGCGCTGTATTACTTTGGCTCCAGCAAAGAACGTCAGGAACAGGTTCAGCAAGCAACACATTCCGGCGGTGTCTGCATCAATGAAACGTTGATGCACGTGGCCATTGACGACATGCCATTTGGCGGAATCGGTCCGTCAGGCATGGGGCATTATCATGGGCATGAAGGATTTCTGACCTTCAGTAAAGCCAAATCGGTACTGTCCAAAGGGCGGTTTAACTCTGCAAAGCTGGTGTTTCCTCCCCACAACACCAAGCTCAAGAAGGCTATCCTGAAATTTATTTCATCATAG
- a CDS encoding histidine phosphatase family protein produces the protein MNNLSGRNVLFVFMAAIHLLPHLAIADTPDFLISLVRHGDRSPRVPLNEELWPMGKGELTVEGTRQCFELGKNLRQRYFQDNLPATWHSGYSRHIAKGLNRTIQSANAILQGFYPAGVAPTGLPDQTQIPPLFAYPPESDFLFSAHHICPGFVNRMESLEASDEWQKKRASYGTRFSYWAEVANKPKQIYSLIPLMDALLIRKLYNIPLPDKLTPEDQEQLLGLLDWFFQKLVQDQEMLQLLSGNFIQELVKTLSNYQSCQGKSCERFVLYVASDINLLTFLAIMGLPRSENVGYGAHLDIVVKGYQGKHTVKLMLNNELLALPACGVDCSLEQLLSLFRQKLPQNWQALCSFGTGVQLKNSLFKY, from the coding sequence ATGAATAATCTTTCTGGCCGGAATGTGTTGTTTGTTTTTATGGCAGCCATTCACCTGTTGCCCCATCTTGCCATTGCGGATACACCGGATTTTTTGATCAGTCTGGTGCGTCATGGTGATCGCTCTCCCAGGGTTCCCCTGAATGAGGAACTCTGGCCTATGGGTAAAGGCGAGTTGACCGTCGAGGGGACCAGACAATGTTTCGAACTGGGAAAAAACCTCAGGCAGCGTTATTTTCAGGATAACCTTCCGGCAACCTGGCACAGTGGTTATAGCCGTCATATCGCAAAAGGACTGAATCGCACTATTCAGTCTGCCAATGCCATCCTGCAGGGATTTTATCCCGCTGGTGTTGCACCCACTGGACTGCCAGATCAAACACAGATTCCGCCACTGTTTGCTTATCCGCCGGAATCTGATTTCTTATTCAGCGCCCATCACATCTGCCCGGGCTTTGTAAATCGCATGGAGTCACTGGAAGCCAGCGATGAATGGCAAAAAAAAAGAGCCAGTTACGGAACACGTTTTTCATATTGGGCTGAAGTCGCTAACAAGCCAAAACAGATTTACTCCCTGATACCTCTGATGGATGCGCTTCTTATACGCAAGCTCTATAACATCCCGCTGCCTGACAAACTGACTCCTGAAGATCAGGAGCAGTTACTGGGTCTGCTGGACTGGTTTTTTCAGAAGCTGGTTCAGGATCAGGAAATGTTGCAACTGCTGAGTGGCAACTTTATTCAGGAACTCGTCAAAACGCTGAGTAACTATCAATCCTGTCAGGGAAAAAGTTGCGAACGCTTTGTGCTGTATGTTGCCAGTGATATTAACCTGCTGACTTTTCTGGCGATTATGGGGTTGCCCCGATCGGAAAACGTCGGTTATGGCGCTCATCTGGACATTGTTGTAAAGGGTTATCAGGGGAAGCACACGGTTAAACTCATGCTGAATAATGAGCTTCTGGCCTTGCCTGCCTGTGGTGTCGATTGCTCGCTTGAACAACTTTTATCTCTATTCAGACAAAAACTTCCGCAGAACTGGCAGGCATTATGTTCTTTTGGGACAGGAGTACAGCTTAAAAACAGCCTTTTTAAGTATTAG
- the coaD gene encoding pantetheine-phosphate adenylyltransferase, whose protein sequence is MSKVIYPGTFDPITKGHMDLVERAARIFDEVVIAVAASPKKQPLFDLNERVRLAEESTAHLDNVKVTGFSSLLANFLEEQQATVILRGLRAVSDFEYEFQMANMNRVLAPTVDSLFLTPAEQYSYISSTLVREIASLGGDITNFVDPCVGKALAEKYGQKD, encoded by the coding sequence ATGAGCAAAGTTATCTATCCTGGCACTTTTGACCCGATCACGAAAGGCCATATGGATCTGGTCGAGCGCGCCGCTCGCATCTTCGACGAAGTGGTTATTGCGGTGGCTGCCAGCCCCAAAAAACAACCGTTATTTGATCTGAATGAAAGGGTTCGGCTGGCCGAGGAAAGCACTGCTCACCTTGATAATGTCAAGGTCACCGGCTTTAGCTCCCTGTTGGCAAACTTTCTGGAAGAGCAGCAGGCAACCGTAATCCTTCGGGGTTTACGCGCTGTCTCTGATTTTGAGTATGAATTTCAGATGGCGAACATGAACCGTGTTCTGGCGCCAACTGTAGACAGCCTGTTCCTGACCCCTGCCGAGCAGTATTCGTATATCTCTTCTACTCTGGTGCGTGAAATCGCTTCCCTGGGCGGAGACATTACGAATTTTGTAGACCCTTGCGTTGGCAAGGCTCTGGCTGAGAAGTACGGTCAGAAAGACTGA
- a CDS encoding YfhL family 4Fe-4S dicluster ferredoxin, whose protein sequence is MALVIIDDCINCDVCEPECPNSAISPGDEIYEIDPTLCTECVGHYDEPQCQNVCPVDCIELDPEHKESKEELMEKYTIITSAA, encoded by the coding sequence ATGGCTTTAGTCATTATTGACGATTGCATCAACTGCGACGTTTGCGAACCCGAGTGCCCAAACAGCGCCATCTCCCCGGGAGATGAAATCTATGAAATTGACCCGACACTGTGTACCGAGTGTGTGGGTCATTACGATGAACCACAGTGTCAGAACGTCTGCCCTGTGGACTGCATTGAGCTGGATCCTGAGCACAAGGAATCCAAAGAGGAGTTGATGGAAAAATACACCATCATCACCAGCGCAGCCTGA